The Bacteroidota bacterium genomic sequence AGAAACACTTTCATTTTGGACACTAAGTTCACCAAGAAGTCACAAGGATCACAAAGATCATACGAACTACATGATTAATCTTCTTATTCCATCTTTAAGGAGTTTAACATTGAAGTTTAGGAGTAACGCTAAACGAAGTTTGCTAAATTTCAGGTAAGTCAATGCTTGAGCTATATGAATATCAGCAAGAGCTTCAACGGACTTAATCTCAATAATCACCTTGTTTTCAACGACTATGTCAGCTCGATAGCCGTGTTCAAGTTTGATCTCTTTGTAAACAATAGGCAAGGCTTTTTGTCTTTCAATATATAATCCTGAGTTAGCTAACTCATAAGAAAGACATTCTTCATAAGCTGATTCCAATAATCCTGGCCCCAATGCTTTGTGAACTTCAAGAGATTTTCCAATAATTGTTTTTGCTAATATGTTTTCCGATTCCATAAGAAAGTTTTTTTTGCTTATAAAAATCTGATATCGTCTACAATATTTCTACTACTATAAATTAAAAAAACATAGTGTCCTTTGTGCCTCCTCCGTGCTCATTGTGTCCTTAAAATGGAGCACAAGATCACTATATATACTATAGCTCTTTCCTCAGTCTAGCAACTGGAATATTCATTTGCTCACGGTATTTGGCTACCGTTCTTCTGGCAATGTTATAACCCTTATCATTCAGTAAAGTTGTAAGTTTCTCATCTGTTAAAGGTCGTTTTTTACTTTCGGCCTCGATTAAATCACTTAAAATGCGTTTGACTTCTCTGTTAGAAACTTCATTGCCATCGTCTTTCATTATCCCTTCTGAAAAGAATTCTCTCAATGAAAAAATGCCAAAGTCCGTTTGGGTATATTTTGAACTAACTACTCTCGAAACAGTTGAAATATCCATGCTTATGCGATCTGCAATATCTTTTAAGATCATGGGTCTAAGCTTGGTAAAATCACCGGAATTGAAGAATTCCTTTTGTAACTCAACAATCGTACTCATTGTCATGAGCAATGTTTGTTGACGTTGTTTAATTGCTTCAATAAACCATTTTGCATTGTCCAGTTTTGATTTGATAAACTGAAGCTCTTCCCTCATTTTTTTTGTTTTCTTCTTTTGCACATTAAAGGCTTGCAATTTTTCATGAAATCCTTTATTGATATGCAGTTGAGGCGCATTGTGTGAGTTTAATGATATCTCAAACTCTCCATCCGACATTTGCGTAATCGTAAAATCAGGAATGATGTATTGGGTTTTAAAGTTAACCTGAGACTCACCTGGCTTTGGATTCAATTTAGTGATAACCTCAATAACTTTTCTTAATTTTTCCTTATCTATATCCAAATGTTTGATCAACTTTTCATAATGCTTGTTGGCCAATTCGTTTAGATAATTCTTAACTACTCGGATAGCAATTTTAACATCCTCATTCTGGTCTTCTTTAGCTTCGAGTTGAAGAAGTAAACATTCCTGAAGATTTCTTGCAGCAATTCCAATGGGCTCTAGATTTTGAATGATTAATAATGCCTTTTCAAGTTCTTCCTCATCTGTTTGGACACTATTAAGAAATGCCAGATCGTAAGAAATGCTTTTAAGGGGTCTTCTCAGATAACCATCCTCTTCAATCATTCCAATTAAGTGCTTGGCTAATATTTCCTCTCGTTCAGTAAGATCAAGTGGATTAAGCTGCTCAGTTAAGGTGTCATAAAGTGTCTTATAACTTGCAATTGGAATTTCTTTGCGCTCCTCAGTTGAATAATCTGGTGTGTAATTTTGGTAATTATCTTCGTCTCCTAAATACTCTGTAATATCAGTTTCAAAATCTTGTGTAGGTAACTCTTCGCTTTCGTTA encodes the following:
- a CDS encoding GxxExxY protein, whose product is MESENILAKTIIGKSLEVHKALGPGLLESAYEECLSYELANSGLYIERQKALPIVYKEIKLEHGYRADIVVENKVIIEIKSVEALADIHIAQALTYLKFSKLRLALLLNFNVKLLKDGIRRLIM
- the rpoN gene encoding RNA polymerase factor sigma-54, coding for MLKQSLNQKLLQKLSPQQIQFVQLLQLTTTEISNKVDEELAENAALESGKEDEDNDPKQEDIDLGLESSSDNESEELPTQDFETDITEYLGDEDNYQNYTPDYSTEERKEIPIASYKTLYDTLTEQLNPLDLTEREEILAKHLIGMIEEDGYLRRPLKSISYDLAFLNSVQTDEEELEKALLIIQNLEPIGIAARNLQECLLLQLEAKEDQNEDVKIAIRVVKNYLNELANKHYEKLIKHLDIDKEKLRKVIEVITKLNPKPGESQVNFKTQYIIPDFTITQMSDGEFEISLNSHNAPQLHINKGFHEKLQAFNVQKKKTKKMREELQFIKSKLDNAKWFIEAIKQRQQTLLMTMSTIVELQKEFFNSGDFTKLRPMILKDIADRISMDISTVSRVVSSKYTQTDFGIFSLREFFSEGIMKDDGNEVSNREVKRILSDLIEAESKKRPLTDEKLTTLLNDKGYNIARRTVAKYREQMNIPVARLRKEL